The Micromonas commoda chromosome 6, complete sequence genome includes the window TCGAGGGAGGGGTTTTGGACCGAGCCTGAGCCAGTAGGTGACGCCGGTATCCCCGCACTTGTGCCAGGTGAACCCCCAGAAGCGCAGGACCaaacccgcgagcgcctcggcgcagTGAGAGTACGCGTAGTACGCGAGGGGTTGATGGAAAACCTTGAGCGGTTCCCTCATGTGCGCCATGAACTTTAGGCCGTTCGTGCGCCCGGGTTCGAAGGCGATGCCCCAGGTGTGCTCCACCTCGCCGATCCACcactcgatctcctcctccgcctggCCCAGCGgcccgtccacgccgccgtagAAGCCGTACCGCACGAACTCCTTGACGTTCTCGCGTCGGATGAGCcgcgggtcggcgccgcggaacCACTCGCGGAGGAACTCGCGAAAGTCGGGGATGACGTCGTCCTTCATGAGCAGCATGCGCTCCATCTGCTTACGCCTGGCGGGGTtatcgggcgcgggcgtgaaCTGCTCGTGCCTGTGGCGCAGGTACCGCCGGTGCACCAGCCACGCGCCCTCCGCAACGACCCACCACGCGATCACAATGGGGAGCACGAACAGAAAGGGGAGGAGCGCGCACCCCGCCACGACGAAGGGACCGCCGAAGCAGAAGTaggagcacgccgcggccacgAAGGTATCCCAGGGGTCCGGGACGCACCATCTGCTGAGCTTCGTGAGCCTCGGGTCATGGGGCAACGAGCTCATCGGTCGCCccgaggcgtgcgcgccaAAACTTTGGTGTGCCGCGCCCTTTTTCGTCCCGGATCGTCCGCGTGTCGCTGATATTTTGGGCTATTTGGGACGGACGAGTGTCTTCAGCAACGTTCCGCATACGCACTTTTTGCTTAAAACCCGCCCACAAGCTCGCCAGCTGTGAGCCAATGGACTTTCGCCACCCGGCCTTGCCGAGCGCCAGCTGTTGACAGCTGATTATTCTTCTTGGCACGCGGCTTGCTGAGCACggagccgacggcgccgatgtTGGCGGTGGGTGGCCGCGTTTGGTgtcgatccggcgaccgCGATACGCGatcccctcggcgcgccgatGCATCCAGGAAGGCGTccaaggcgagggcgcggaaACGAGCGGAGTCGCCCGTCCGACGCGCTGCGACTGTCGTGACTTCCGATGTggccgagacgcgcgcggacgcgtcaaccgacgacgccttctCGCTCGGATGCCCGCACTTCGACACCTGCTCGGGGTGCTCGACCTCCACCAATCTCGACGACTTCCCCGAGCTCAGAAGGGCGCGCGAGTACTTCGCGAGgagccacgacgccgccttcgattgcgccacgggcgacgtccgcgggtgGCGCACCAGGGCGcgactcgccgcgcgcatggtcccggacgaggacgccgccgggggcgagaagctcgcgctcgggctcTTCGCCCGCGGCTCGCACGACCTCGTCGAGATCCCCGGATGCGTCGTGCAGCACCCGAGGctcaacgacgccgccgcgctcatcgcgagcgcgtgcgagcgAGCGGGCATCAGGGCGTACGACGAAAccaccggcgagggcgagctgcGATACGTCCAGCtcaccgcggtgggcgcggacggccgcgcggacctcgacacggacgcggcggttcaGGTGGCGTTGGTGTGGAactccccggcgccgacgacggcggcggggccgaTGACGGCTCCGCGGGCCATCGCGCTGGCGCTCAAGCTCTGGAACAGCAACAGCGCCGACGGCCCTGGCGACATAGAACCCCCGAACGGGGTTCGCGTGCACTCGGTGTGGATCGACTGGAACGACGCGCCAGGGAACAAGATCACCGGCCCGCACTGGACGCACCTCAAGGGAGAACGGTTCGTGTGGGCccggcacggcgccgcggacgtgtgCTTCACGCCCGGGTCCTTCGTGCAGGCCAACTCGCGCGctttcgacgcggcgctcgagcgtaTCCGCTCGTTCGTCTttcggggcgccgccgtctcggaGCTgtacgcgggcgcgggtcccaTCGGGctctccatcgcggcgacgatgggcgaggatggggacgacgagggaagCGTGAGGTGCGTGGAGAttgtcggcgccgccgccgagacgtTTGAACGGAGCAAATCGAAACTTCCGGAGGGCGTTGGACGACGCGTATCCATGGCCATCTCTCGAGCCGAGGACGCGtgccgcgacgcggtgagggacgcggacgtcgtgaTCGTGGACCCGCCGAGGATGGGGCTGGATCCGCGGACGCTCACGGCGTTGACGGGGGgcgaggcgccggcggcggaggcgggggggacggcggcggcgacggcgatggctGATGGACAGCCAGAGGCGGCCGTCGTGACGGAGAAGAAGCCGATGACCAGGGCGGCGAAGCGAAGGGCGCGGAAGAAAAAgagggcgaaggcggcgaacgcgccggtcgccgacgcgaaggccCCGGAGGAGCCGAAGCCGTCGCAACCGACGGTGAAGTttcccgcgcccccctcgaGGCTCTCGCGGCTCATTTACCTCAGCTGCGGCTTCGCGGCGTTCCAGAGGGActgcgacgcgctcgtcaagTCTGGAGAATGGCGCTTGACCCACGCGGAAGGTTTTAACTTCTTTCCCGGGTCTGACCACGTCGAGACGCTGGCGGTGTTCGATCGGGAGgagaccggcgccgcgtttTGGGAGGGATGAGGGCGCAGactccgcgcgttcgagtGCTGCTCCAAGTTGAAGTAGACCAAATCTTACGGAGGGTGAGATTATTCTTTCTGTTGTTAAGTTCGTTGATGCAAATGCTGATATATGTATTAGGCTGCAAAAGAATCTGTGTCTGCCTCGGCCGGTTTTCAGCCGGTTGAGAAGAGAGATTTAGAACAgggcctcgtccgcgacgtcagCCTTGAGCTGGAACTTGCCCGCACCCACAACCTCCTTGAGCTCAGCGCAGACGGCGTCATCGAgtccgagcgccgcctggAGCTTATCCTgctcctcggcacccgcaCCCTCCATGACAAAGACGCTGAAGAtgtccttgagctcctcctgaACGGCCCACTCGAGCTTGgactcgggcgcgacgccgtggcaCGCGACGAGGTTCTTGGCGGACTTGATCACGTCGCCAACCTTCTTCTGGCGGAGCTCAGCCACCGCCTGGACCATGGTGGAGCGCTTCTTCTCGTTGGCAATCTTGAGAAGCTCCGACTGCGCCTTCTCCTTGGTGA containing:
- a CDS encoding predicted protein, translating into MLAVGGRVWCRSGDRDTRSPRRADASRKASKARARKRAESPVRRAATVVTSDVAETRADASTDDAFSLGCPHFDTCSGCSTSTNLDDFPELRRAREYFARSHDAAFDCATGDVRGWRTRARLAARMVPDEDAAGGEKLALGLFARGSHDLVEIPGCVVQHPRLNDAAALIASACERAGIRAYDETTGEGELRYVQLTAVGADGRADLDTDAAVQVALVWNSPAPTTAAGPMTAPRAIALALKLWNSNSADGPGDIEPPNGVRVHSVWIDWNDAPGNKITGPHWTHLKGERFVWARHGAADVCFTPGSFVQANSRAFDAALERIRSFVFRGAAVSELYAGAGPIGLSIAATMGEDGDDEGSVRCVEIVGAAAETFERSKSKLPEGVGRRVSMAISRAEDACRDAVRDADVVIVDPPRMGLDPRTLTALTGGEAPAAEAGGTAAATAMADGQPEAAVVTEKKPMTRAAKRRARKKKRAKAANAPVADAKAPEEPKPSQPTVKFPAPPSRLSRLIYLSCGFAAFQRDCDALVKSGEWRLTHAEGFNFFPGSDHVETLAVFDREETGAAFWEG